One region of Vanessa cardui chromosome 20, ilVanCard2.1, whole genome shotgun sequence genomic DNA includes:
- the LOC124538629 gene encoding uncharacterized protein LOC124538629, with protein MSSSTLLFIFVALIRYTCGVRINFTNCHHPEWSCVNNVPNEIIYTCTVTRNDDFIIHLKDFYTDHIHTVTIQNCRDLRVVLDCPILQRPSRLQKFVIKDCARLEFVSLSASSLLQTPPEVKLENIKEIVSLPTNMFKSPTTNSEFKCMGASYYRKVHIVNSIINSINTKAIYNVSGIKSVEFDNVTITEIQSEGVEVITGNDNTLFGLTNCKIDKIEFKGITVQSSTTKILHGAFGDITTNAINVTSDNLYIIGNTFKSISALGLNTKSVNTDVTDNSIDRLRTDALANVKCCRKATNKKRMHFNRNEIKNVEPYSLYFDYASCKSAGSQIAFKENKIDCKCRNIAFLNSQSSNEQNSLILNLTNNNTCLVTSCVLPVEIVKLLESDMCHLNLDPQVMCLLYNDKHSTIKNNEVTTDDDVTEPAPTFYLIRQAKTLHGDAGAAMTAIDKDDLLKDSHLNMTNRTIIKVVFDSSKDFVETLRSTSRTRSRPIENKSPPKEEYVSHCIGTQCRNTAAYNRQRALDFYKYVYAQLRTPRQSVNKKTKS; from the exons ATGTCTAGCAGTACCTTACTGTTTATATTTGTTGCATTAATTCGTTACACCTGCGGAGTCAGGATTAACTTTACGAATTGTCATCATCCGGAATGGTCTTGTGTCAATAATGTCCCGAACGAGATAATTTACACCTGTACAGTGACCAGAAATGAC GACTTCATAATTCATCTAAAGGATTTTTACACGGATCACATACACACGGTAACAATACAGAATTGTAGAGACTTACGTGTTGTTCTAGACTGTCCGATATTGCAGAGACCGTCGCGTTTGCAGAAGTTTGTGATCAAAGATTGCGCTCGACTGGAATTCGTTTCTCTATCCGCTAGCTCCTTGTTACAAACGCCGCCCGAAGTGAAATTGgagaatataaaagaaatcgTATCGTTACCGACGAACATGTTCAAATCGCCGACCACTAACTCCGAGTTCAAATGCATGGGCGCCTCATATTACAGAAAGGTTCATATtgtaaatagtattattaattccATTAACACGAAAGCGATTTATAATGTGAGTGGTATTAAAAGTGTCGAATTCGATAATGTTACCATAACAGAAATTCAGAGCGAAGGTGTTGAAGTTATTACGGGCAACGATAACACGCTCTTTGGCCTTACGAATTGCAAAATTGACAAAATCGAATTCAAAGGTATAACAGTACAAAGTTCCACAACGAAGATATTACACGGCGCTTTTGGGGACATCACAACGAATGCAATCAATGTGACGAGTGATAATCTGTATATTATAGGAAACACTTTTAAGAGCATAAGCGCTTTAGGATTAAATACGAAATCAGTGAACACTGATGTTACGGATAACAGCATCGATCGCCTCAGGACGGATGCGCTAGCGAACGTGAAGTGCTGCAGGAAAGCGACGAACAAGAAACGTATGCATTTCAACCGCAACGAAATAAAGAACGTCGAACCATATTCGCTATACTTTGACTACGCGAGTTGTAAGTCTGCGGGCTCGCAGATTGCTTTTAAAGAGAACAAGATCGACTGcaaatgtcgaaatatcgcATTCCTCAACTCCCAATCGAGTAACGAACAGaacagtttaattttaaatctgacCAATAACAACACGTGCCTGGTCACGTCCTGCGTGCTGCCCGTCGAAATCGTCAAGCTATTGGAAAGCGACATGTGCCATTTAAACCTTGACCCCCAAGTGATGTGTTTGCTCTACAACGATAAGCATTCCACGATTAAAAATAACGAAGTGACTACAGACGATGATGTCACGGAACCAGCGCCTACATTTTACTTGATAAGACAGGCGAAGACCCTCCACGGAGACGCGGGGGCCGCCATGACGGCGATCGATAAGGACGATCTCTTGAAAGACAGTCATTTAAATATGACCAACAGAACAATAATCAAAGTGGTATTCGATTCTTCTAAAGACTTCGTTGAAACGCTGCGTAGTACTAGCAGAACTCGAAGCAGACCCATAGAAAATAAATCTCCGCCTAAAGAAGAATATGTCAGCCATTGTATCGGCACGCAATGCCGGAACACCGCTGCGTACAATCGACAAAGAGCCTTGGATTTCTACAAATATGTATACGCACAGCTGCGTACGCCAAGACAGAGCGTTAACAAGAAAACTAAAAGTTAA
- the LOC124538626 gene encoding beta-mannosidase isoform X1, which produces MKSLVILLFLSSFLFNLHQINCLLKFSLESTNENVKWTLENRNKSINIPGSVPGGVYTDLQNAGIIGDILSGYNDVLTRWVAHDTWTYTSKFNVSANSLSSAVARLVLEGVDTVAYIELNGIPIGLTKNMFVRYVFDVKAYLKEGENKLTFNFESPIDYAKNRSRQHFAAPECVPDVYNGECHANQIRKMQSSFSWDWGPAFPSVGIWRNIRLEFFNGAVIWSVTTHTEKKDTIWFLSVKVYLETGKNIRNISGYLSVYLSVEGHSTIKIGKNVDTKTNSDGTFDVELEMNISENMIREWWPNGYGSQHLYNLLVFFTTNGDRSDREISHKHMKIGFRTIELVEQEASLILGNDTLAGQGLTFYFKVNGHPLFMKGSNWIPSNVLPENNENEKTRIDNLLTAARATHMAMLRVWGGGVYESDYFYRRCDELGILIWQDFMFACAMYPVDPEFLDNVRAEIQHNVLRLQHHPSIAVWAGNNENEVALRGNWYSTQAQFEKYKAEYIRLYVDNIKPIVESIDPKRRYLISSPSNGRKSEEDGYIAKNPYDPHFGDTHYYNYLADNWDLNIFPQTRFASEYGFQSLPSLKTMKTATNKTSDYRIDSDYSKHRQHSPNGYNFIELQMKRHMKLNKDDPKYFEKFIYYSQISQAMSIKAETEFYRQSQADWYTMGALYWQLNDVWQAPSWSGIEYGGKWKMLHYFAKEFFAPVLVSPRLTLAKNVDVYLLNDRFVPIINANITVEMFKWNSFTPIKSQIFLANAKPLSSEKQFSIDLWDADKKDEIFLRFSLQADGVLSSPKNYIFPVPLKNIKGLRTPNIKVDVSETTAVCGNATSFTVNLNVDTIVPFLWLEANSIDGHFHDNGFIITEPKTSVHFCTKEKINAQQLKRGITYRYYEN; this is translated from the exons atGAAGTcactagttatattattatttttaagtagttttttattcaatttacatcaaataaattgtttacttaAGTTCAGTTTAGAATCGACAAATGAAAATGTGAAGTGGACGCTCGAAAACAGAAACAAGT CAATAAATATACCAGGATCAGTGCCGGGGGGAGTGTATACCGATCTTCAAAATGCGGGTATCATTGGTGACATTCTATCGGGCTACAATGACGTGCTTACTCGCTGGGTTGCTCATGATACATGGACATATACGAGCAAATTTAATG TCAGCGCAAACAGTTTAAGCTCCGCTGTGGCCCGATTGGTGTTAGAAGGTGTCGATACAGTAGCTTATATAGAATTAAACGGAATACCCATTGGTTTAACGAAGAACATGTTTGTTAGATACGTGTTCGATGTCAAAGCATATTTAAAG gaAGGCGAAAACAAGCTAACGTTTAATTTTGAGTCACCAATCGATTATGCCAAAAATCGCTCAAGACAACATTTCGCTGCTCCCGAGTGTGTCCCAGACGTGTACAATGGGGAATGTCACGCAAATCAAATAAGGAAGATGCAATCCTCCTTTAGTTGGGATTGGGGGCCGGCATTCCCCTCAGTTGGTATCTG GAGAAATATTCGATTAGAATTTTTCAACGGTGCCGTGATATGGTCAGTAACTACACATACTGAGAAGAAGGATACGATATGGTTTTTGTCAGTAAAAGTTTACTTAGAAACGGgcaaaaatattcgaaatatttcTGGATATTTGTCCGTTTATTTATCTGTTGAAGGTCATTCAACGATAAAAATCGGCAAAAATGTAGATACTAAGACAAATAGTGATGGAACATTTGACGTCGAACTTGAAATGAATATAAGCGAA aatATGATTCGTGAATGGTGGCCAAATGGATACGGTAGCCAACATCTGTATAATCTTCTTGTTTTCTTTACCACAAATGGGGATCGGAGTGACAGAGAAATTTCTcataagcatatgaaaattggATTCCGTACTATAGAACTTGTAGAACAGGAAGCCTCATTAATATTGG GAAACGACACTCTTGCTGGTCAAGGGCTAACATTTTACTTCAAAGTCAACGGACATCCGCTTTTCATGAAAGGATCTAATTGGATACCCTCGAACGTTCTTCCGGAAaacaatgaaaatgaaaaaaccAGAA TTGATAATCTCTTGACTGCGGCTCGCGCTACGCATATGGCGATGCTTCGCGTCTGGGGAGGGGGAGTTTATGAGTCTGATTACTTTTATCGGCGTTGCGATGAACTAGGAATTTTGATATGGCAAGATTTCATGTTCGCGTGTGCAATGTATCCTGTGGATCCGGAATTCTTAGA TAACGTGAGAGCAGAAATACAACATAATGTGCTACGACTTCAACACCATCCTTCCATAGCAGTTTGGGCAGGCAATAATGAAAATGAGGTTGCTTTGCGTGGAAATTGGTACAGTACACAAGCACAGTTCGAAAAGTACAAAGCAGAGTACATTAGACTCTACGTAGATAATATTAAACCTATCGTAGAAAGCATCGACCCAAAACGACGATATCTTATTTCGAGTCCGTCAAATGGTCGAAAGTCTGAAGAAGATGGATACATCGCAAAAAACCCCTATGATCCACATTTTGGGGACACTCATTATTACAATTACCTAGCAGACAATTGGGACTTAAATATCTTTCCCCAAACGAGGTTTGCATCGGAATACGGATTCCAATCTTTGCCCTCTCTTAAAACAATGAAAACGGCAACGAATAAAACGAGCGATTATAGAATCGATAGTGATTATTCTAAACACAGGCAGCATAGTCCAAATGGTTACAATTTTATCGAATTACAAATGAAACGACACATGAAACTTAATAAAGATGACCCAAagtattttgaaaaatttatctATTACAGCCAG ATATCACAAGCAATGTCAATAAAAGCCGAAACAGAGTTTTATAGGCAAAGCCAAGCTGATTGGTACACGATGGGTGCTTTGTATTGGCAATTAAACGATGTATGGCAGGCTCCGTCTTGGTCTGGGATTG AATACGGCGGAAAATGGAAAATGCTACACTATTTTGCAAAGGAATTTTTTGCACCAGTATTAGTTTCTCCGCGTTTGACTTTGGCAAAAAACGTTGACGTTTATTTGCTCAACGACAGATTCGTGCCGATAATTAATGCAAATATTACTGTTGAAATGTTTAAGTGGAATAGTTTCACTCCAATCAAATCACAGATTTTCTTGGCCAATGCCAAACCATTGAGTAGCGAGAAGCAATTTTCTATAGACTTGTGGGACGCAGATAAAAAAGATGAAATATTCTTAAGGTTTTCCCTTCAAGCAGACGGAGTTTTATCATCACCAAAAAACTACATATTCCCTGTacctttgaaaaatataaaaggtttGAGGACGCCTAATATAAAAGTAG ATGTGTCTGAAACGACGGCAGTTTGTGGGAATGCAACGTCATTCACGGTAAACCTAAATGTGGATACAATAGTTCCTTTCTTGTGGCTCGAAGCTAATTCTATTGATGGGCACTTCCACGACAACGGTTTCATAATAACTGAACCAAAAACAAGTGTTCATTTctgtacaaaagaaaaaataaacgcACAACAGTTAAAAAGGGGAATAACCTATAGATATTATGAAAACTAG
- the LOC124538626 gene encoding beta-mannosidase isoform X2, whose translation MKSLVILLFLSSFLFNLHQINCLLKFSLESTNENVKWTLENRNKSINIPGSVPGGVYTDLQNAGIIGDILSGYNDVLTRWVAHDTWTYTSKFNVSANSLSSAVARLVLEGVDTVAYIELNGIPIGLTKNMFVRYVFDVKAYLKEGENKLTFNFESPIDYAKNRSRQHFAAPECVPDVYNGECHANQIRKMQSSFSWDWGPAFPSVGIWRNIRLEFFNGAVIWSVTTHTEKKDTIWFLSVKVYLETGKNIRNISGYLSVYLSVEGHSTIKIGKNVDTKTNSDGTFDVELEMNISENMIREWWPNGYGSQHLYNLLVFFTTNGDRSDREISHKHMKIGFRTIELVEQEASLILGNDTLAGQGLTFYFKVNGHPLFMKGSNWIPSNVLPENNENEKTRIDNLLTAARATHMAMLRVWGGGVYESDYFYRRCDELGILIWQDFMFACAMYPVDPEFLDNVRAEIQHNVLRLQHHPSIAVWAGNNENEVALRGNWYSTQAQFEKYKAEYIRLYVDNIKPIVESIDPKRRYLISSPSNGRKSEEDGYIAKNPYDPHFGDTHYYNYLADNWDLNIFPQTRFASEYGFQSLPSLKTMKTATNKTSDYRIDSDYSKHRQHSPNGYNFIELQMKRHMKLNKDDPKYFEKFIYYSQISQAMSIKAETEFYRQSQADWYTMGALYWQLNDVWQAPSWSGIEYGGKWKMLHYFAKEFFAPVLVSPRLTLAKNVDVYLLNDRFVPIINANITVEMFKWNSFTPIKSQIFLANAKPLSSEKQFSIDLWDADKKDEIFLRFSLQADGVLSSPKNYIFPVPLKNIKGLRTPNIKLDVSETTAVCGNATSFTVNLNVDTIVPFLWLEANSIDGHFHDNGFIITEPKTSVHFCTKEKINAQQLKRGITYRYYEN comes from the exons atGAAGTcactagttatattattatttttaagtagttttttattcaatttacatcaaataaattgtttacttaAGTTCAGTTTAGAATCGACAAATGAAAATGTGAAGTGGACGCTCGAAAACAGAAACAAGT CAATAAATATACCAGGATCAGTGCCGGGGGGAGTGTATACCGATCTTCAAAATGCGGGTATCATTGGTGACATTCTATCGGGCTACAATGACGTGCTTACTCGCTGGGTTGCTCATGATACATGGACATATACGAGCAAATTTAATG TCAGCGCAAACAGTTTAAGCTCCGCTGTGGCCCGATTGGTGTTAGAAGGTGTCGATACAGTAGCTTATATAGAATTAAACGGAATACCCATTGGTTTAACGAAGAACATGTTTGTTAGATACGTGTTCGATGTCAAAGCATATTTAAAG gaAGGCGAAAACAAGCTAACGTTTAATTTTGAGTCACCAATCGATTATGCCAAAAATCGCTCAAGACAACATTTCGCTGCTCCCGAGTGTGTCCCAGACGTGTACAATGGGGAATGTCACGCAAATCAAATAAGGAAGATGCAATCCTCCTTTAGTTGGGATTGGGGGCCGGCATTCCCCTCAGTTGGTATCTG GAGAAATATTCGATTAGAATTTTTCAACGGTGCCGTGATATGGTCAGTAACTACACATACTGAGAAGAAGGATACGATATGGTTTTTGTCAGTAAAAGTTTACTTAGAAACGGgcaaaaatattcgaaatatttcTGGATATTTGTCCGTTTATTTATCTGTTGAAGGTCATTCAACGATAAAAATCGGCAAAAATGTAGATACTAAGACAAATAGTGATGGAACATTTGACGTCGAACTTGAAATGAATATAAGCGAA aatATGATTCGTGAATGGTGGCCAAATGGATACGGTAGCCAACATCTGTATAATCTTCTTGTTTTCTTTACCACAAATGGGGATCGGAGTGACAGAGAAATTTCTcataagcatatgaaaattggATTCCGTACTATAGAACTTGTAGAACAGGAAGCCTCATTAATATTGG GAAACGACACTCTTGCTGGTCAAGGGCTAACATTTTACTTCAAAGTCAACGGACATCCGCTTTTCATGAAAGGATCTAATTGGATACCCTCGAACGTTCTTCCGGAAaacaatgaaaatgaaaaaaccAGAA TTGATAATCTCTTGACTGCGGCTCGCGCTACGCATATGGCGATGCTTCGCGTCTGGGGAGGGGGAGTTTATGAGTCTGATTACTTTTATCGGCGTTGCGATGAACTAGGAATTTTGATATGGCAAGATTTCATGTTCGCGTGTGCAATGTATCCTGTGGATCCGGAATTCTTAGA TAACGTGAGAGCAGAAATACAACATAATGTGCTACGACTTCAACACCATCCTTCCATAGCAGTTTGGGCAGGCAATAATGAAAATGAGGTTGCTTTGCGTGGAAATTGGTACAGTACACAAGCACAGTTCGAAAAGTACAAAGCAGAGTACATTAGACTCTACGTAGATAATATTAAACCTATCGTAGAAAGCATCGACCCAAAACGACGATATCTTATTTCGAGTCCGTCAAATGGTCGAAAGTCTGAAGAAGATGGATACATCGCAAAAAACCCCTATGATCCACATTTTGGGGACACTCATTATTACAATTACCTAGCAGACAATTGGGACTTAAATATCTTTCCCCAAACGAGGTTTGCATCGGAATACGGATTCCAATCTTTGCCCTCTCTTAAAACAATGAAAACGGCAACGAATAAAACGAGCGATTATAGAATCGATAGTGATTATTCTAAACACAGGCAGCATAGTCCAAATGGTTACAATTTTATCGAATTACAAATGAAACGACACATGAAACTTAATAAAGATGACCCAAagtattttgaaaaatttatctATTACAGCCAG ATATCACAAGCAATGTCAATAAAAGCCGAAACAGAGTTTTATAGGCAAAGCCAAGCTGATTGGTACACGATGGGTGCTTTGTATTGGCAATTAAACGATGTATGGCAGGCTCCGTCTTGGTCTGGGATTG AATACGGCGGAAAATGGAAAATGCTACACTATTTTGCAAAGGAATTTTTTGCACCAGTATTAGTTTCTCCGCGTTTGACTTTGGCAAAAAACGTTGACGTTTATTTGCTCAACGACAGATTCGTGCCGATAATTAATGCAAATATTACTGTTGAAATGTTTAAGTGGAATAGTTTCACTCCAATCAAATCACAGATTTTCTTGGCCAATGCCAAACCATTGAGTAGCGAGAAGCAATTTTCTATAGACTTGTGGGACGCAGATAAAAAAGATGAAATATTCTTAAGGTTTTCCCTTCAAGCAGACGGAGTTTTATCATCACCAAAAAACTACATATTCCCTGTacctttgaaaaatataaaaggtttGAGGACGCCTAATATAAAA CTAGATGTGTCTGAAACGACGGCAGTTTGTGGGAATGCAACGTCATTCACGGTAAACCTAAATGTGGATACAATAGTTCCTTTCTTGTGGCTCGAAGCTAATTCTATTGATGGGCACTTCCACGACAACGGTTTCATAATAACTGAACCAAAAACAAGTGTTCATTTctgtacaaaagaaaaaataaacgcACAACAGTTAAAAAGGGGAATAACCTATAGATATTATGAAAACTAG